The following are encoded in a window of Lates calcarifer isolate ASB-BC8 linkage group LG20, TLL_Latcal_v3, whole genome shotgun sequence genomic DNA:
- the vdac1 gene encoding voltage-dependent anion-selective channel protein 1, giving the protein MAVPPTYVDLGKSARDVFTKGYGFGLIKLDLKTKSENGLEFTSTGSANTETSKVAGSLETKYKWAEHGLTFTEKWNTDNTLGTEITLEDQLAKGLKLTFDSSFSPNTGKKSGKIKTGYKCEHINLGCDVHYDINGTAIHGAAVVGYEGWLAGYQMTFEAGRNRITQSNFAVGYKTDEFQLHTNVNDGTEFGGSIYQKVNDQLETAVNLAWTAGNSNTRFGIAAKYQIDPDASFSAKVNNSSLVGLGYTQTLKPGIKLTLSALLDGKNINAGGHKLGLGLEFQA; this is encoded by the exons GCTTCGGGCTCATCAAGCTGGACTTGAAAACAAAGTCAGAGAATGGACTG GAGTTCACCAGCACAGGCTCTGCCAACACTGAGACCAGCAAGGTTGCTGGATCCCTAGAGACCAAGTACAAGTGGGCGGAGCACGGACTGACCTTCACAGAGAAGTGGAACACCGACAACACCCTTGGGACTGAAATCACCCTTGAAGACCAG TTGGCTAAGGGGCTGAAGTTGACGTTTGATTCCTCCTTCTCACCAAACACCGG CAAGAAGAGCGGCAAGATCAAGACAGGCTACAAGTGCGAGCACATCAACCTTGGCTGTGATGTTCACTACGACATTAATGGTACGGCTATCCATGGTGCAGCAGTGGTGGGCTATGAGGGCTGGCTCGCCGGCTACCAGATGACCTTTGAGGCTGGAAGGAACAGGATCACCCAGAGCAACTTTGCAGTTGGATACAAGACCGACGAGTTCCAGCTCCATACGAATGT aAATGATGGCACTGAGTTTGGTGGCTCCATCTACCAGAAGGTGAATGAccagctggagacagctgtcAACCTGGCCTGGACTGCTGGAAACAGCAACACCCGCTTTGGCATTGCTGCCAAGTATCAGATTGATCCTGATGCATCCTTCTCT GCCAAGGTGAACAACTCCAGCCTCGTGGGCCTGGGCTACACTCAGACTCTGAAGCCAG GCATCAAGCTGacactctctgctctccttGATGGGAAGAACATTAATGCTGGCGGCCACAAACTTGGTCTCGGCCTCGAGTTCCAAGCATAG